ATTTCTACACTAAGGTAATGATCAATTTTACATATAGGGTctatttttgtaacaatcttTAATTAAATTCCTCATAAAGCTTATTAGTTTGCTGACTTATGAGATTTGTAGATGTTTATAGTGGGTGTACCAGCGGATAACGCGAAAAGGAAGACAAAAATAATCGAAGACAACTGGTACCCAATTTGGGATGAGGAATTCAGTTTCCCATTGACCGTTCCAGAGCTTGCATTGCTTAGGATCGAAGTAAGAGAGTATGATATGTCGGAGAAGGATGATTTTGGGGGACAAACATGCTTGCCTGTTTCAGAATTAAGACCGGGGATTCGATCTGTGCCTTTGTATGATAAGAAGGGTGAGAAAATGAAATCAGTACGGCTTCTTATGCGTTTCATCTTCGAATGATTTGGCTTAATAGAAATGTGTGTCTCTGAGAAAGGATCTGCACCATTTCAAAAAGGATTTGAGATATTGTATAATGTAGCTTGAATGATCGAATTGATCTTCGCTCTGATATCTCCAAAAGTGTATTTACCTAccatattgaagaaaatataatttatatagaggctatatatttttttcagtatGTAAAATCTAATGTAAGATGATTATCCATATATACTTGCAAGTTTTTCATAATTGAGATGTACATAAATTTTACTACAGGGGTGAGGATATATCTTTGGAAAAATTAAACTCTATATTCAATTTAATTCCATCTACtttaaggaaaaacaaaaaaaaattgtttttataattcCTAGTACTAAACGAAAAAGGAATGGTGCATGtgaaggatatatatatatactttgtagtatatatatatatatgataaggtTTTGTAAGAATAACACCAATTACATCGTCAAAGAGAGCTTGAGGAATGATGGCTGAAAGTGTAACGCCAGACGAATATGAGGGCTGTGGAAGCATTACTATTACTATATTATCAAGaccctgtttttgtttttttagaagacaaagatgaggacgaagaggaagaagatgaggaagaagaggacgaagaggaagaagatgaggaagaagaggacgaagaggaagaagatgaggaagaagaggacgaagaggaagaagacgaagaagaggaagaagaattcGTAAGTGAGGATGAATTGGAAGAGAAAATGTGTAGccaaacgaagaaaaaaaaggatcgTAAGAAGAATAAAACCGTGAAGGAAGACGATTCCGAAGAAACCCTACAGCACATGCTCCAATGGAAAGTCAATACGCCGGAAAAACCTCCGAGATCGATATTTGTCGGTGATCCAGATGTGGTGGGAGATTGCAGCAAACCGTTTCGGAAGCAGTTGATGGAGTGCGACGTGTTGGCTCATCACTGCAGGCTCCTGTTAGGGAAGAAGCCGGGGAAAACCATGATGGCTGATGTTTtgggaaaaacaaataaacttgGGACTGACGGGCTTGATGTTTTAGTGTATGGACCTGACGTCAAGGCTCATGGTACTCATGATATGGTGTTCAAGATGTGGGTAAACGTAAGGACACACCTGTTTTGAAGAGTGCGGGATGGAATAAGTTCGTGGAGGCATATGATCTCAAGATGCATTGCGATTTTCTCACTATTTGGATGTTTAGACAAAAAAAGACTCGTCGGATTTGCTTCGCTATTCATAAGCATACGTATCCTGTAGATGGTTAGCTGAGTAAAAGAATATCCAAAGCTACCTTCTCGAATTCATAGTATGGTTTTAAGTGCATGTGATTGtttttaggggttttttttttttttttttttttNNNNNNNNNNNNNNNNNNNNNNNNNNNNNNNNNNNNNNNNNNNNNNNNNNNNNNNNNNNNNNNNNNNNNNNNNNNNNNNNNNNNNNNNNNNNNNNNNNNNNNNNNNNNNNNNNNNNNNNNNNNNNNNNNNNNNNNNNNNNNNNNNNNNNNNNNNNNNNNNNNNNNNNNNNNNNNNNNNNNNNNNNNNNNNNNNNNNNNNNNNNNNNNNNNNNNNNNNNNNNNNNNNNNNNNNNNNNNNNNNNNNNNNNNNNNNNNNNNNNNNNNNNNNNNNNNNNNNNNNNNNNNNNNNNNNNNNNNNNNNNNNNNNNNNNNNNNNNNNNNNNNNNNNNNNNNNNNNNNNNNNNNNNNNNNNNNNNNNNNNNNNNNNNNNNNNNNNNNNNNNNNNNNNNNNNNNNNNNNNNNNNNNNNNNNNNNNNNNNNNNNNNNNNNNNNNNNNNNNNNNNNNNNNNNNNNNNNNNNNNNNNNNNttttttttttttttttttttggtgttcttaaaaagaaaacaaggtgttgtaaaaaaaacaaggtGTTATCATTAATAAAGAGAGTTTTCAGGTTTTATAAACACGAAATTAATCTatcatagttttctttttccttaagGATAGCAAGATGCCAAGATGGATATCACTGCTTTATCACTTTGTTTAATTTCTTGTGTAACTTGTGTTTTACGCTACGAGTATTGTGTAGTTTATCCCTCTCTAAACTGATTTTCGCCAAGTTTAAGTGGAACCAAACGGTCCAAACCTAAGAAACGGATCATGTAAGTCCAGCaatcaaattttagaatatatCATGATCCATGACTCCATGTTTAACCCACGATTCATGTTATCCCAAGTAATTAACTTTTGTTTAGAGGTACAAAACATCTTCGTTAAGTTTTGTtgttatctctttctctttactttGCTCTATCCaatatttgagatttttgtAGAAGGAAATCTGTATTTATTCATAACTCATAAGGATGAGGGAAACAAAGCAatgataaaatatcaaaaagcaACACATTACAGAAGCAAAGCCGCACCCCTTGGGAGTATATTTTTCCAAGCCTCTGCGTTATGATTCAAGCCGAGAtccaataacaaacaaacatcttTGGCATTAacacataatataaaaatttgcaGTTTCAAAGGAgttgaaaaattattttaaacacttACATATTCTGTTCAAGGGAATAACACCCAACCCTTTTCGGCGAATGG
The sequence above is drawn from the Camelina sativa cultivar DH55 chromosome 4, Cs, whole genome shotgun sequence genome and encodes:
- the LOC104782480 gene encoding phosphoinositide phospholipase C 6-like, with protein sequence MIAFNMQGYGKSLWLMHGMFRANGGCGYVKKPNFLMKKGFHDEVFDPRKKLPVKETLKVKVYMGDGWRMDFSHTHFDAYSPPDFYTKMFIVGVPADNAKRKTKIIEDNWYPIWDEEFSFPLTVPELALLRIEVREYDMSEKDDFGGQTCLPVSELRPGIRSVPLYDKKGEKMKSVRLLMRFIFE